In one window of Hevea brasiliensis isolate MT/VB/25A 57/8 chromosome 10, ASM3005281v1, whole genome shotgun sequence DNA:
- the LOC110650986 gene encoding 1-aminocyclopropane-1-carboxylate oxidase codes for MEFPVINLEKLNGEERASTMAKIKDACENWGFFELLDHGIEPEFLDTVERMTKGHYRKCMEQRFKEMVAGKGLENVQTEIKDLDWESTFYLRHLPESNIAQVPDLDDEYRKVMKEFAAKLEKLAEELLDLLCENLGLEKGYLKKAFYGSRGPTFGTKVSNYPPCPKPDLIKGLRAHTDAGGIILLFQDDKVSGLQLLKDGQWIDVPPMRHSIVINLGDQLEVITNGKYKSVEHRVVAQTDGTRMSIASFYNPGSDALIYPAPALVEKEAEQKKLVYPKFVFEDYMKLYAGLKFQAKEPRFEAMKAVESNVNLGPIATA; via the exons atggagttCCCAGTAATTAACCTTGAGAAGCTTAATGGTGAGGAGAGAGCTTCCACCATGGCTAAGATCAAAGATGCCTGTGAGAATTGGGGATTCTTTGAG TTGCTGGACCATGGAATAGAGCCAGAGTTCTTGGACACAGTGGAGAGAATGACAAAAGGTCATTACAGGAAATGCATGGAGCAGAGATTCAAGGAAATGGTGGCCGGCAAAGGTCTTGAGAATGTCCAAACTGAGATCAAAGATTTGGACTGGGAAAGCACCTTCTACCTCCGCCATCTCCCTGAGTCAAACATTGCTCAAGTTCCTGATCTCGATGATGAATACag GAAGGTGATGAAGGAGTTTGCAGCGAAGTTGGAGAAGCTTGCAGAGGAGCTTCTGGACCTGTTATGTGAAAATCTTGGACTAGAGAAAGGGTATCTCAAGAAGGCCTTCTATGGGTCAAGGGGTCCAACCTTTGGGACCAAGGTGAGCAACTACCCACCATGCCCCAAGCCAGATCTCATCAAGGGACTCAGAGCCCACACAGACGCTGGTGGTATTATCTTGCTGTTTCAGGATGACAAGGTCAGTGGCCTTCAACTCCTTAAAGATGGCCAGTGGATTGATGTGCCCCCTATGCGCCACTCCATTGTTATTAACCTTGGAGACCAGCTTGAG GTAATTACCAATGGGAAGTACAAGAGTGTTGAGCACAGAGTTGTGGCTCAAACAGATGGTACCAGGATGTCAATAGCTTCATTCTACAACCCTGGAAGTGATGCACTCATCTACCCAGCACCAGCTCTGGTGGAGAAAGAAGCAGAGCAGAAGAAGCTGGTGTACCCAAAATTTGTTTTTGAAGACTACATGAAGCTTTATGCTGGGTTGAAATTCCAGGCCAAGGAACCGAGATTTGAAGCCATGAAGGCTGTGGAAAGTAATGTCAATTTGGGTCCTATTGCAACAGCTTAA